A genomic stretch from Acinonyx jubatus isolate Ajub_Pintada_27869175 chromosome E2, VMU_Ajub_asm_v1.0, whole genome shotgun sequence includes:
- the KCTD15 gene encoding BTB/POZ domain-containing protein KCTD15: MPHRKERPSGSSLHAHGSASTAEGGSMSRLSLTRSPVSPLAAQGIPLPAQLTKSNAPVHIDVGGHMYTSSLATLTKYPDSRISRLFNGTEPIVLDSLKQHYFIDRDGEIFRYVLSFLRTSKLLLPDDFKDFSLLYEEARYYQLQPMVRELERWQQEQEQRRRSRACDCLVVRVTPDLGERIALSGEKALIEEVFPETGDVMCNSVNAGWNQDPTHVIRFPLNGYCRLNSVQVLERLFQRGFSVAASCGGGVDSSQFSEYVLCREERRPQPNPTAVRIKQEPLD, encoded by the exons ATGCCTCACCGCAAGGAGCGGCCGAGCGGGTCCTCGCTTCACGCCCACGGCAGCGCCAGCACTGCG GAGGGAGGAAGCATGTCCCGGTTGTCTCTTACCCGGTCGCCCGTGTCTCCCCTGGCCGCCCAGGGGATCCCACTGCCAGCCCAGCTCACCAAGTCCAACGCACCCGTGCACATCGATGTGGGTGGCCACATGTACACCAGCAGCCTGGCCACGCTCACCAAGTACCCTGACTCCAG aatAAGCCGCCTCTTCAATGGCACTGAACCCATCGTCCTGGACAGTTTAAAGCAACATTATTTCATCGACCGGGATGGGGAGATTTTCCGCTACGTCCTGAGCTTCCTGCGGACGTCAAAACTGCTGCTCCCGGATGACTTCAAG GACTTCAGCCTGCTCTACGAGGAGGCGCGGTACTACCAGCTGCAGCCCATGGTGCGCGAGCTGGAGCGCTggcagcaggagcaggagcagcgGCGCCGCAGCCGCGCCTGTGATTGCCTGGTGGTGCGGGTCACGCCGGACTTGGGTGAGCGGATCGCGCTCAGTGGCGAGAAGGCCCTCATCGAGGAGGTTTTCCCCGAGACCGGGGACGTCATGTGCAACTCTGTCAACGCCGGCTGGAACCAGGACCCCACGCACGTCATCCGCTTCCCGCTCAATGGCTACTGCCGGCTCAACTCCGTGCAG GTCCTGGAGAGGCTGTTTCAGAGGGGCTTTAGCGTGGCTGCATCCTGTGGGGGTGGCGTGGACTCCTCCCAGTTCAGCGAGTACGTGCTTTGCCGTGAGGAGCGGCGACCGCAGCCCAACCCTACTGCGGTCCGGATAAAGCAGGAGCCCCTGGACTAG